Below is a genomic region from Salinirussus salinus.
GCCTTCGAGGGGTACGACCTGATCACCACGGTGACCGAAGAGGTGGAGAACCCACGCGAGAACATCCCCAAGGCGATCTTCATCAGCCTGGCCGCGACAGTCGTCGTCTACCTCGCGGTCGTGACCGTCGCCGTCGGAACCCTCGGTGCCGCGGGGCTGGCGGAGGCCGGCGAGGCGGGGATCGCACAGGCCGCAACCGAGTTCATGCCGACGGGGCTCCCGGTCATCCAGAACGGCGGCGCGCTCATCGTCTTCGGCGCGGTGTTCTCGACGGTCACCGCACTCAACGCGGTCGTCATCGCCTCCTCGCGCGTCGCGTTCTCGATGGGGCGGGAGGGGCAGCTGCTCCCGTCGGTCGGCCAGATCCACCACCGCTTCGGGACGCCGTTCGTCGCGGTGGTGCTGAGCGCCGTCGTGATGCTGGGGTCGGTCGTGCTCCCGACCGCCAGCGCGGGCAACATGTCCAGCCTCTTCTTTCTGCTCTCTTTCGTCGTCGTCAACGGGGCGGTGATCCGGCTCCGGCGCGAGCGCCCGGATATGAACCGCCCCTACGAGGTGCCGTACTACCCGTTCACCCCGCTGGCCGGGATCGCGTTGAACCTGCTTCTGACCGGCGTGCTGGTCGTCTACCTCCTGCAGACCGACCTGGTCGCGTTGCTTTTGAGCGCGGGGTGGCTCCTCGCCGGTGTGGGGATGTACGTACTGCTCAACGCGTTCCGCGGACGGCGACAGGCCGGCGAACCCGA
It encodes:
- a CDS encoding APC family permease; the protein is MSSHGERSPEAELGLLDATMIGMGAMIGAGIFVLTGLAAEIAGPAAILVFALNGVVTAFTGLSYAELASAVPKSGGGYAFVREVFDDLASFLMGWMLWFAYMIAGALYALGFAPNFLELLHVYDVVPAPDQVGALVVPGLGVGVPPTVVLASVVILLLVGLNAVSTAASGSVETIFTITKVAILVVFVVFGTLSPMFSSAEFQPLFPGDRTAFSLLPAMGLTFIAFEGYDLITTVTEEVENPRENIPKAIFISLAATVVVYLAVVTVAVGTLGAAGLAEAGEAGIAQAATEFMPTGLPVIQNGGALIVFGAVFSTVTALNAVVIASSRVAFSMGREGQLLPSVGQIHHRFGTPFVAVVLSAVVMLGSVVLPTASAGNMSSLFFLLSFVVVNGAVIRLRRERPDMNRPYEVPYYPFTPLAGIALNLLLTGVLVVYLLQTDLVALLLSAGWLLAGVGMYVLLNAFRGRRQAGEPDEGSPAAVPEDD